In Leptospira bourretii, a genomic segment contains:
- a CDS encoding SLC13 family permease, which yields MIRAGIVFSSLAVIPALFGWYRIWLGLSGPQEINLAIALVVSFLWVTELFPLYVTGFLVLFLELVWLLPTWGPGAPKTITFLSCYFSETILLFLGGFVISSAITSYGLDSAIARFVIQKTKGSAFLLVLSLGFATASLSCFMNNTATAAMMLGLVSSMMKSLEENNPLRKSLLFIVPFSANLGGIGTPVGTLPNVIGIGYLQERGLEIGFLNWMGFAFPVFILSVLALTILLYIVYLKKDNLGNAVFSIQVSDPDHSLSKRDRSIALGIISITILGWVTSDLHGISNGTVALFPVIIFFGFRLLDLKEFRNLSWDVLILMGGGIALGKAFEETGLAKHFVELFMLGDSNQLGLFLFFSLLSLGLSCFLSNTSVANLILPITMGLPTDLILPAAIGATIGASLAMPLPVSTPPNALAFSYGGIRSLEMLKVGGIISVIAWTLFVTVGGFILHTLGIVDFSKF from the coding sequence ATGATTCGAGCTGGTATTGTATTTTCAAGTCTTGCCGTCATCCCGGCCCTATTTGGATGGTATCGAATTTGGCTCGGTCTCTCTGGCCCCCAAGAGATCAATTTGGCCATTGCACTCGTTGTTTCCTTTCTTTGGGTGACAGAACTTTTTCCACTCTATGTTACGGGTTTTTTAGTTCTATTTTTAGAATTAGTTTGGTTACTTCCCACATGGGGACCTGGGGCACCAAAAACGATTACTTTTCTATCTTGTTATTTTTCAGAGACCATTTTACTCTTCTTAGGTGGATTTGTGATTTCTTCTGCCATCACATCTTACGGGTTGGATTCTGCCATTGCTCGGTTTGTGATCCAAAAAACAAAAGGTTCTGCATTTTTACTCGTTCTCTCCTTAGGTTTTGCCACTGCTTCTTTATCATGCTTTATGAACAATACTGCGACAGCGGCCATGATGCTTGGACTTGTTTCTTCTATGATGAAATCATTGGAGGAAAACAATCCTTTGCGAAAATCTCTCCTTTTCATTGTTCCTTTTTCCGCAAACTTGGGAGGGATAGGAACACCTGTGGGAACACTTCCGAATGTAATTGGAATTGGGTATTTACAGGAAAGAGGATTGGAAATTGGATTTTTGAACTGGATGGGATTTGCTTTTCCTGTATTCATTCTTTCTGTATTGGCCTTAACAATTCTTTTGTACATTGTGTACCTAAAAAAAGACAATTTGGGAAATGCTGTTTTTTCCATTCAAGTTTCTGATCCAGATCACTCCCTTTCCAAACGAGATCGATCCATAGCTTTGGGAATCATTTCGATTACCATTTTGGGTTGGGTTACTTCTGACTTGCACGGAATTTCTAACGGAACAGTGGCTTTATTTCCTGTGATTATCTTTTTTGGATTTCGACTTTTGGATTTAAAAGAATTCCGTAACCTTTCTTGGGACGTTTTAATTTTGATGGGTGGTGGAATTGCACTTGGGAAGGCATTCGAAGAAACTGGCCTCGCAAAACACTTTGTCGAATTGTTTATGTTAGGTGACTCAAATCAGTTGGGATTATTCTTATTTTTTTCTCTCCTTTCCCTTGGTCTTTCTTGTTTTTTAAGTAACACCAGTGTTGCCAATCTCATCTTACCCATTACAATGGGATTACCCACAGACCTCATTTTGCCTGCGGCCATTGGCGCTACCATCGGAGCTTCTCTTGCCATGCCACTTCCAGTTTCGACTCCTCCCAATGCCCTGGCTTTTAGTTATGGTGGAATCAGAAGTTTAGAGATGTTGAAGGTGGGGGGAATCATATCTGTCATAGCCTGGACCTTATTTGTAACAGTTGGTGGGTTTATTTTGCATACGCTTGGGATTGTCGATTTTTCTAAGTTTTAA